Genomic window (Deltaproteobacteria bacterium):
TGCCGCGATCAAACTTACAGACACCCTCAAAGTGGGGGATACCATATCCATTGAAGGGGCAACCACGAACTTTACACAGTCCGTTGAATCCATGCAGATCGAAAATGAGGATATCAGTGAGGCTAAAACAGGCGACGAAATTGGAATCAAGATCACGGACAAGGCCAGAGAAGGTGACGCGGTCTATTTAAACCTTTAATACGACATCTGTCACTGCGATATCGGAAATATGATCCACTTCTCTCGAGCCTTGAGTTGATTAAA
Coding sequences:
- a CDS encoding translation elongation factor-like protein gives rise to the protein MTDEQASEKKLIGEVTHFFGKISVAAIKLTDTLKVGDTISIEGATTNFTQSVESMQIENEDISEAKTGDEIGIKITDKAREGDAVYLNL